A genomic segment from Yimella sp. cx-51 encodes:
- the hemL gene encoding glutamate-1-semialdehyde 2,1-aminomutase, with translation MPDPNASASAALLERARQVTPGGVNSPVRAFRAVGGTPRFMASGQGPWLTDVDGNRYVDLICSWGPMILGHRHPDVLAAVRDAADHGFSFGTPSENEVALAEEIVARVKPVEQVRLVSSGTEATMSALRLARGFTGRSKVVKFAGCYHGHVDALLAAAGSGLATFGLPDSAGVPGATTADTIVLPYNDIPALEAAFAEHGEQIAAVITEASPGNMGVVPPAPGFTAAMRRLTRDHGALMISDEVMTGFRCSAAGWFGLEGAQDGTPDLFTFGKVMGGGFPAAAFGGRADIMSRLAPDGPVYQAGTLSGNPVATAAGLATLRGCTPDLYSRLDLVAHTIADAASEELSKAGVPHVVQWAGSMFSVFFRDELVLNYEDAKAQDTAAFGRFFHSMLQQGVHLPPSAYEAWFVSGSHDDEAIDQIISALPAAVRAITASDGTIPA, from the coding sequence ATGCCTGACCCCAATGCTTCGGCCTCGGCCGCGCTGCTTGAACGCGCCCGGCAAGTCACCCCGGGCGGCGTGAACTCCCCGGTCCGCGCCTTCCGTGCAGTGGGCGGCACGCCCCGCTTCATGGCGTCCGGTCAAGGCCCGTGGCTCACCGACGTCGACGGCAACCGGTACGTCGACCTCATCTGTTCGTGGGGACCGATGATCCTCGGTCACCGCCACCCCGATGTGCTGGCCGCGGTGCGGGACGCCGCCGACCACGGCTTCTCCTTCGGCACGCCGTCGGAGAACGAGGTCGCCCTCGCCGAGGAGATCGTCGCCCGCGTGAAGCCGGTCGAGCAGGTGCGCCTGGTCAGCAGCGGCACCGAGGCGACGATGAGCGCGCTGCGCCTGGCGCGTGGATTCACCGGCCGGAGCAAGGTGGTGAAGTTCGCCGGCTGCTATCACGGCCATGTCGACGCGCTGCTCGCCGCGGCCGGCAGTGGCCTGGCCACCTTCGGTCTGCCCGACTCGGCCGGGGTGCCCGGTGCGACCACTGCCGACACGATCGTGTTGCCCTACAACGACATTCCCGCTCTTGAGGCTGCGTTCGCCGAACACGGCGAGCAGATCGCCGCCGTGATCACCGAGGCCTCTCCGGGCAACATGGGAGTCGTCCCGCCCGCGCCCGGTTTCACCGCCGCGATGCGCCGACTCACCCGCGACCACGGCGCACTGATGATCAGCGACGAGGTCATGACGGGCTTCCGCTGCTCGGCAGCTGGCTGGTTCGGCCTCGAAGGCGCCCAGGACGGCACGCCTGACCTCTTCACCTTCGGCAAGGTGATGGGCGGCGGCTTCCCAGCGGCTGCTTTCGGCGGTCGCGCCGACATCATGAGCCGCCTCGCGCCGGACGGCCCGGTCTACCAAGCGGGCACGCTCTCCGGAAACCCCGTCGCCACTGCAGCCGGCCTCGCCACGCTGCGCGGATGCACCCCTGATCTCTACTCGCGGCTCGACCTGGTGGCCCACACCATCGCCGACGCGGCCTCCGAAGAGCTCAGCAAGGCCGGCGTCCCGCATGTGGTGCAGTGGGCCGGTTCGATGTTCAGCGTCTTCTTCCGTGACGAGCTGGTGCTCAACTATGAGGACGCCAAGGCGCAAGACACCGCGGCCTTCGGACGCTTCTTCCACTCGATGCTGCAGCAGGGCGTCCACCTGCCGCCGAGCGCGTACGAGGCGTGGTTCGTGAGCGGTTCACACGACGACGAAGCGATCGACCAGATCATCTCGGCGCTGCCGGCAGCCGTCCGGGCGATCACAGCAAGTGATGGGACAATCCCGGCATGA
- a CDS encoding histidine phosphatase family protein: MTDSGEASNRGSQERTVVHLVRHGEVDNPKGVLYGRMPDFHLSELGREMAVRVGEYLQRNDITHLVSSPLERAQETIEPLAEVLHQEVTLDDRVIEAANDFEGLTVGQNPKQLLNPRLWPKLVNPKVPSWGEPYEQIAERMRAAVTDAREAARGHEAVIVSHQLPVWTARQSYENKRLWHDPRKRECALASVTSLTFIGDWLVSVQYAEPAADLVARASKVPGA, encoded by the coding sequence ATGACCGACTCAGGCGAAGCCAGCAACCGGGGCAGCCAGGAGCGCACCGTCGTCCACCTCGTGCGCCACGGCGAGGTCGACAACCCCAAGGGTGTTCTCTACGGACGCATGCCCGACTTCCACCTCTCCGAGCTCGGCCGGGAGATGGCGGTGCGGGTGGGGGAGTACCTCCAACGCAACGACATCACGCATCTGGTCAGCTCGCCGTTGGAGCGCGCCCAGGAAACGATCGAGCCGCTGGCCGAAGTGCTGCACCAGGAGGTCACCCTCGACGACCGCGTCATCGAGGCGGCCAACGACTTCGAGGGGCTGACCGTCGGCCAGAACCCCAAGCAGCTGCTCAACCCGCGCCTGTGGCCGAAACTGGTCAACCCCAAGGTGCCCTCCTGGGGCGAGCCGTACGAGCAGATCGCCGAGCGCATGCGTGCAGCGGTGACCGATGCACGTGAGGCCGCGCGTGGCCACGAGGCTGTGATCGTGAGTCATCAGCTGCCGGTGTGGACCGCCCGTCAGTCGTACGAAAACAAGCGCCTGTGGCACGACCCCCGCAAGCGGGAGTGCGCGCTGGCGTCCGTCACGAGCTTGACCTTCATCGGCGACTGGCTGGTGAGCGTGCAGTACGCCGAACCGGCCGCCGACCTGGTGGCTCGGGCCTCGAAGGTGCCGGGGGCCTGA
- a CDS encoding TlpA disulfide reductase family protein, whose protein sequence is MRRAVNAAAAALIGAALVGCGGDGNSVGAQANKGDSKGYIAGDGSIEQLAADKRGKPVVLDGKLLDGKPWTSDAAKNKVLVLNVWGAWCPPCQEELPHLEKAWQGWQKSGVPVQMMGINQRDSAVRASATLRKFGVTYPSLQEDGGKALLALQGKVRNYPTTLVLDKNHRIAARVSGAVSEATLKGLVDDVLKSS, encoded by the coding sequence ATGCGTCGCGCAGTCAACGCCGCTGCTGCGGCACTTATCGGGGCGGCTCTCGTCGGTTGTGGTGGCGACGGCAATTCCGTTGGAGCGCAGGCGAACAAGGGTGACTCCAAGGGCTACATCGCTGGCGACGGCTCCATCGAGCAGCTCGCTGCCGACAAGCGCGGCAAGCCGGTCGTGCTCGACGGGAAGCTGCTCGACGGCAAGCCCTGGACCAGCGATGCAGCCAAGAACAAGGTGCTCGTGCTCAACGTCTGGGGCGCGTGGTGCCCGCCCTGCCAGGAAGAGCTACCCCACCTGGAGAAGGCGTGGCAAGGCTGGCAGAAGTCGGGTGTGCCGGTGCAGATGATGGGCATCAACCAGCGCGACTCCGCAGTGCGCGCCTCGGCCACCCTGCGCAAGTTCGGCGTCACATACCCCTCCTTGCAGGAGGACGGCGGTAAGGCACTTCTCGCACTGCAGGGCAAGGTGCGCAACTACCCGACGACGTTGGTGCTCGACAAGAATCACCGGATCGCCGCCCGGGTCTCCGGCGCGGTCAGTGAAGCAACGCTCAAGGGGCTCGTCGACGACGTGCTGAAGTCGTCCTAG
- a CDS encoding cytochrome c biogenesis CcdA family protein: MRSDIASTIATGSMPVAIGLAIVAGVVSFASPCVLPLVPGFLAYVTGLTDERRRTRLISGALLFVLGFAVVLVAVAMAVGVATSLTQQHRGLVTRIGGVVVVLLALVYLGFIGQRGLPVTWRPTAGLVGAPLLGAVFGLGMSPCIGPVYGAILTLASPLGDSSGTVARGATLAGFYALGLGIPFVLIAAGWSRAERASRWLRDHHRPIQLVGGVLMLVVGILMIIGVWEQFIVWMQTNLVGVDGYRTVI, translated from the coding sequence GTGCGCAGCGACATCGCCTCGACGATCGCCACCGGCAGCATGCCCGTGGCGATCGGTCTGGCGATCGTCGCCGGGGTCGTCTCGTTCGCCTCGCCGTGCGTCCTGCCGCTCGTACCCGGATTCCTGGCCTATGTCACCGGACTCACCGACGAGCGGCGCCGTACCCGACTGATCAGCGGTGCTCTGCTGTTCGTGCTCGGGTTCGCAGTCGTCCTGGTCGCAGTGGCGATGGCAGTCGGTGTCGCCACCTCGCTCACCCAGCAGCACCGCGGTCTGGTGACGCGCATCGGCGGCGTGGTCGTCGTGCTGCTGGCACTGGTCTACCTGGGATTCATCGGGCAGCGCGGACTCCCGGTCACGTGGAGACCGACGGCCGGTCTGGTGGGTGCGCCCCTGCTGGGCGCCGTCTTCGGTCTCGGCATGAGCCCGTGCATCGGGCCGGTGTACGGCGCGATCCTCACCCTGGCCTCGCCGCTCGGTGATTCCAGTGGCACCGTCGCCCGTGGTGCGACGCTCGCGGGCTTCTACGCGCTCGGCCTGGGCATCCCGTTCGTGCTGATCGCGGCCGGTTGGTCGCGTGCTGAACGGGCCTCGCGCTGGTTGCGCGACCACCATCGTCCGATCCAACTGGTGGGCGGTGTGCTGATGCTGGTCGTCGGTATCCTCATGATCATCGGAGTCTGGGAGCAGTTCATTGTCTGGATGCAGACCAACCTTGTCGGCGTCGACGGATACCGGACGGTGATCTGA
- a CDS encoding cytochrome c biogenesis protein ResB encodes MSTSVQEQQQPTQPSQPKLGPIGLMRWVWRQLTSMRTALFLLLMLSVAAVPGSIFPQRSINAQRVTEYLDKHKTVGPWLDKFGFFDVFASPWFAAIYLMLIVSLLGCVIPRLKIHLKSLRSPIPKVPSRLGRLAASADVEVDGAPQDVLAAAREALGRKRYRLRQDDVNDDAPLELAAEGGRMRETGNLLFHFSLVVVIISVAAGSLLGWRGDVIVPVGSSFSSTLSRYDTVDPGPWVDLEKFPPWSITMDKLDVSFEQNVPPSSPQFGQPRSFVASVTAEEGGKTRTDKISVNHPLSMGDAEVYLLGNGYAPKIVVKDAKGEVLYDDATPFLPQDNNYKSVGAVKVTGAGPKQLGFFGMFLPTLDFDEVQGPHSVFPDLKAPALVLGLYEGNLFPGGKPQSVFSLDTQEMTQVKDASGEPLRLLVRPGQTVQLPDGRGSITLESVPRWAGLSVRSDPGKMPALIGSLVGLAGLVMSMVLRRRRIFLRVHPTDEGGSRLQIGALAKGDDPRLQLAVDDLVDTVRRRVDPETYPEQVKKAGAR; translated from the coding sequence ATGAGCACCTCCGTGCAAGAGCAGCAGCAGCCGACGCAGCCGAGCCAGCCGAAGCTCGGCCCGATCGGTCTGATGCGTTGGGTCTGGCGGCAGCTGACGTCGATGCGCACCGCGCTCTTCCTGCTGCTGATGCTGTCGGTCGCCGCAGTGCCCGGGTCGATCTTCCCGCAGCGTTCGATCAACGCCCAGCGAGTCACCGAGTACCTCGACAAGCACAAGACCGTCGGCCCGTGGCTGGACAAGTTCGGATTCTTCGACGTCTTTGCCAGCCCGTGGTTCGCGGCGATCTACCTGATGCTGATCGTCTCGTTGCTCGGCTGCGTCATCCCGCGACTGAAGATCCACCTGAAGTCGCTGCGCTCGCCGATCCCGAAGGTGCCGTCCCGGCTCGGCCGCCTCGCGGCCAGCGCAGATGTTGAGGTCGACGGAGCACCACAGGACGTCCTCGCCGCTGCCCGAGAGGCTCTGGGCCGCAAGCGTTATCGCCTGCGCCAGGACGACGTCAACGACGACGCACCGCTCGAACTCGCGGCCGAGGGTGGCCGCATGCGCGAGACCGGCAACTTGCTCTTCCACTTCTCGCTGGTCGTAGTGATCATCTCCGTCGCAGCCGGCTCGCTGCTCGGCTGGCGCGGTGATGTGATCGTGCCGGTCGGTTCGTCCTTCTCCTCGACGCTGAGCCGCTACGACACCGTCGACCCTGGCCCGTGGGTCGACCTGGAGAAGTTCCCGCCGTGGTCGATCACGATGGACAAGCTCGACGTCTCCTTTGAGCAGAACGTGCCGCCGAGCTCGCCGCAGTTCGGCCAGCCGAGAAGTTTCGTGGCATCGGTGACCGCCGAGGAGGGTGGCAAGACCCGCACGGACAAGATCTCGGTCAACCACCCGCTGTCGATGGGCGACGCCGAGGTCTACCTGCTGGGTAACGGCTACGCCCCCAAGATCGTGGTCAAGGACGCCAAGGGCGAGGTGTTGTACGACGACGCGACGCCGTTCCTGCCGCAGGACAACAACTACAAGTCGGTCGGCGCGGTCAAGGTGACCGGCGCCGGACCCAAGCAGCTCGGCTTCTTCGGCATGTTCCTGCCCACCCTGGATTTCGACGAGGTGCAGGGACCGCACTCGGTCTTCCCCGACCTGAAAGCACCGGCACTGGTGCTCGGTCTCTACGAGGGCAACCTCTTCCCCGGAGGTAAGCCGCAGTCGGTCTTCTCCCTCGACACCCAGGAAATGACCCAGGTCAAGGACGCCAGTGGGGAGCCGCTGCGGCTGCTCGTGCGCCCGGGCCAGACGGTGCAACTCCCGGACGGCCGAGGCTCGATCACGCTCGAATCGGTGCCGCGCTGGGCAGGCTTGTCGGTGCGCTCCGACCCGGGCAAGATGCCCGCACTCATCGGTTCGCTGGTCGGCTTGGCCGGCCTGGTGATGTCGATGGTGCTGCGCCGTCGCCGCATCTTCCTGCGCGTGCACCCCACCGACGAGGGCGGCAGCCGCCTGCAGATCGGTGCGCTCGCCAAGGGCGACGACCCCCGGCTGCAGCTGGCCGTGGATGACCTGGTCGACACAGTGAGAAGGCGGGTCGACCCCGAGACGTACCCTGAACAGGTGAAGAAAGCGGGTGCCCGATGA
- the ccsB gene encoding c-type cytochrome biogenesis protein CcsB: MTTTTLVMSVNEEMADLSTKFLYSSALVLTLAMLAFCLDLAGGPGRAARALARQEEAEDASAAVEEGGDTAVVTKVAAEPEVPEKRSWAGIGISLSWLGTLLLGASVLTRSLSVNRPPLGNMYEFALVGSLFVMLSYLIWSLRHDVRWLGAFVTGVVVLFEMLAAVVFFTDASQLMPSLRSYWLSIHVSVATLSMALFTVAFVLHSLWFVQTWRESRPNKLAFMNAVPAPQTLDRLAYGILIIAFPLWTFTVIAGAVWAQEAWGHYWNWDPKEVWSLVIWVLYAAYLHARMTVGWSGRKSIYVAMAGFACILINYGIVNVFFVGQHSYSGM, encoded by the coding sequence ATGACCACCACAACATTGGTGATGTCGGTAAACGAAGAAATGGCCGACCTCAGCACGAAATTCCTCTACTCCTCGGCGTTGGTGCTGACGCTGGCGATGCTGGCGTTCTGCCTCGACCTCGCCGGTGGCCCTGGCCGCGCCGCGCGAGCACTGGCCCGTCAGGAAGAAGCCGAGGACGCGTCCGCAGCGGTCGAGGAAGGCGGCGACACCGCCGTCGTCACCAAGGTCGCTGCCGAACCTGAGGTTCCGGAGAAGCGCTCGTGGGCCGGCATCGGTATTTCGTTGTCGTGGCTGGGAACCCTGCTGCTCGGCGCCTCGGTGCTCACCCGGAGCCTGTCGGTCAACCGCCCGCCGCTGGGCAACATGTACGAGTTCGCCCTGGTCGGCTCGCTGTTCGTGATGCTGAGCTACCTGATCTGGTCGCTGCGACATGACGTCCGCTGGCTCGGTGCCTTCGTGACCGGTGTCGTGGTGCTCTTCGAGATGCTCGCTGCGGTCGTCTTCTTCACCGACGCCAGCCAGCTCATGCCCTCGCTGCGCAGCTACTGGCTCTCGATCCACGTCAGTGTGGCCACCTTGTCGATGGCGCTGTTCACCGTGGCGTTCGTGCTGCACTCGTTGTGGTTCGTGCAGACCTGGCGTGAATCGCGTCCGAACAAGCTCGCCTTCATGAACGCCGTGCCGGCACCCCAGACGCTCGACCGGCTCGCGTACGGCATCCTCATCATCGCCTTCCCGCTGTGGACCTTCACCGTCATCGCCGGTGCGGTGTGGGCGCAGGAGGCATGGGGTCACTACTGGAACTGGGACCCCAAGGAAGTCTGGTCGCTGGTCATCTGGGTGCTCTACGCCGCCTACCTGCACGCCCGCATGACGGTCGGCTGGAGCGGCCGCAAGTCGATCTACGTAGCCATGGCCGGGTTTGCCTGCATCCTGATCAACTACGGCATCGTCAACGTGTTCTTCGTCGGCCAGCACTCCTACTCGGGTATGTGA
- a CDS encoding DUF4229 domain-containing protein — MARYTVLRLLVFFGTLCLLWLAGLRGWPLLLLSAVVSAIISVFLLAGPREHVAQRLEARVAERRERADEYRTAEDDDED, encoded by the coding sequence ATGGCGCGCTACACGGTTCTTCGCCTGCTGGTCTTCTTCGGCACGCTCTGCCTGCTCTGGCTCGCCGGCCTGCGCGGCTGGCCGCTGCTGCTGCTCTCGGCGGTCGTCTCGGCGATCATCTCGGTGTTCCTGCTCGCCGGCCCGCGCGAGCACGTCGCCCAGCGCCTTGAGGCACGAGTAGCAGAGCGGCGTGAGCGCGCGGATGAATACCGCACCGCCGAGGACGACGACGAGGACTGA
- a CDS encoding 1,4-dihydroxy-2-naphthoate polyprenyltransferase: protein MATLNQWVAGARPRTLPAAVAPVAVGTGAAYVMEKANTGYALLALLVSLLLQVGVNYANDYSDGIRGTDATRVGPVRLVGQGLATPSNVKLAAFIAFFWAGFCGLALITLSGVWWMLIAGAASIWAAWKYTGGDKPYGYLGLGEVFVFVFFGLVATLGTTYTQAKTLNLASVLGAIGVGVLAVAILLVNNLRDIPGDTVAGKRTLAVRIGDRATRIMFVSMYAIAALAVAGIAVQHPIAAVGLVGLLPAVLPIRTVMSGAKGRDLIPALAGAGLTSLTYGLALGVGLYLVYATR from the coding sequence ATGGCAACGCTCAACCAATGGGTCGCCGGCGCCCGCCCGCGCACCCTCCCCGCCGCCGTCGCACCTGTCGCCGTCGGCACCGGAGCCGCGTATGTGATGGAGAAGGCCAACACCGGTTACGCACTGCTGGCGCTGCTGGTCTCGCTGCTGCTGCAGGTGGGCGTCAACTACGCCAATGACTACAGCGACGGTATCCGTGGCACGGACGCCACCCGGGTGGGCCCGGTGCGTCTCGTCGGGCAGGGCCTGGCCACCCCGAGCAATGTGAAGCTCGCGGCATTCATCGCCTTCTTCTGGGCCGGCTTCTGCGGCCTGGCGCTGATCACCCTCAGCGGAGTCTGGTGGATGTTGATCGCCGGTGCGGCCTCGATCTGGGCCGCGTGGAAGTACACCGGCGGCGACAAGCCGTACGGCTACCTCGGTCTGGGCGAAGTCTTCGTCTTCGTCTTCTTCGGTCTGGTCGCCACGCTCGGCACTACCTACACGCAGGCCAAGACGCTCAACCTCGCGAGCGTCCTCGGTGCGATCGGCGTCGGTGTGCTCGCCGTCGCCATCCTGCTGGTCAACAACCTGCGCGACATCCCCGGTGACACCGTCGCCGGCAAGCGCACGCTCGCCGTCCGCATCGGTGACCGCGCCACCCGAATCATGTTCGTGTCGATGTACGCAATCGCCGCGCTCGCCGTGGCCGGCATCGCGGTGCAACACCCGATCGCGGCCGTCGGCCTCGTCGGTCTGCTGCCGGCCGTGCTGCCGATCCGCACGGTGATGTCGGGCGCGAAGGGCCGCGACCTCATCCCGGCTCTGGCCGGTGCGGGCCTGACGAGCCTGACCTACGGTCTGGCCCTCGGTGTCGGGCTCTACCTGGTCTACGCCACCCGCTGA
- the menE gene encoding o-succinylbenzoate--CoA ligase yields MARLVSFPVDVCDLDAYRRALAHALDGGPAIAPLTDAGPPTTDEAPDGVALVVSTSGSTGTPKRAMLTADNLIASATATHDRLGGPGQWLLPMPSQHIAGTQVLVRSIVAGTTPVAIERFTIDEFVCAAKTLDGARQYTSLVPTQLVRLLEAGAEDALRRFDAILLGGAASPPALLERAAEAGVRVLTTYGMSETAGGCVYDGVALDGTTVELEDERIVLRGNTIALGYLDDPERTEDAFDGRGGFRTGDLGRWHDGRLQVLGRADDLINTGGMKVAPRVVEDAASRLPGVREAVVLATAHPEWGEVVSLVVVGDRSLTLAEIRESLRGQLPDYALPQRLLQVDELPLRGPGKPDRVALAAIDQWQD; encoded by the coding sequence GTGGCTCGCCTGGTCTCGTTCCCCGTGGATGTGTGCGATCTCGATGCCTATCGCCGAGCTCTGGCTCATGCCCTCGACGGCGGCCCCGCGATCGCTCCTCTCACCGACGCCGGTCCGCCCACGACGGACGAAGCGCCAGACGGTGTCGCACTGGTCGTCTCGACATCGGGGTCGACCGGCACTCCGAAGCGGGCGATGCTCACTGCCGACAACCTGATCGCGAGCGCCACCGCTACTCATGACCGGCTCGGCGGCCCGGGCCAGTGGTTGCTGCCGATGCCATCGCAGCACATCGCCGGCACCCAGGTGCTGGTCCGGAGCATCGTTGCGGGGACGACACCGGTGGCGATCGAGCGGTTCACGATCGACGAATTCGTCTGCGCTGCAAAGACACTCGACGGCGCACGCCAGTACACCTCACTGGTACCGACCCAATTGGTGCGACTGCTCGAAGCCGGCGCCGAAGATGCGTTACGCCGGTTCGACGCGATCCTGCTCGGCGGTGCGGCCAGTCCCCCGGCTCTGCTGGAACGAGCCGCGGAAGCGGGTGTCCGGGTGCTGACGACGTACGGGATGAGTGAGACCGCCGGCGGATGCGTGTACGACGGCGTCGCGCTCGACGGCACAACCGTGGAGCTGGAGGACGAACGAATCGTGCTGCGCGGCAACACGATCGCGCTCGGCTATCTGGACGACCCGGAGCGCACAGAGGATGCCTTCGACGGACGCGGCGGCTTCCGCACCGGCGACCTCGGACGGTGGCACGACGGACGCCTGCAGGTGCTCGGTCGCGCCGACGACCTGATCAACACCGGCGGCATGAAAGTGGCGCCACGCGTGGTGGAGGACGCCGCGAGCAGGCTGCCCGGTGTGCGGGAGGCTGTGGTGTTGGCCACGGCGCACCCGGAATGGGGCGAGGTGGTGAGCCTCGTCGTCGTCGGCGACCGAAGCCTCACTCTGGCCGAAATCCGCGAGTCATTGCGCGGACAGCTACCCGATTACGCCCTCCCGCAACGCCTGTTACAGGTTGATGAGCTGCCCCTTCGCGGGCCCGGCAAGCCGGATCGGGTGGCCTTGGCAGCCATAGATCAGTGGCAAGATTGA